Proteins from a genomic interval of Lycium ferocissimum isolate CSIRO_LF1 chromosome 2, AGI_CSIRO_Lferr_CH_V1, whole genome shotgun sequence:
- the LOC132033634 gene encoding uncharacterized protein LOC132033634: MSFSGTKMESYGGGQSSSNLEETTQRYELKRRDLELPTRKRLKKNKKKKRRVIEELAECTRDNKEKDELEVFREQDVLTTSLDSTNYNGLDCESVIKYMEEEVNIALNTMVQLLGVKKEVALLQYELLQKSLHIRNDYILLVLKALEKEYVYEQEEREVLKKIWDVEMKHMQLIRDEHIYLVKIGTDKGNKKQKMAEKAEEEENNFDGKQLVLSIEELQEMQDKLEKINEEARGEVLRIAQNYSKIRKPAYEKRNNIIKDIPNFWLTAFLRHPVLAELISTKDQEVLKFLSSLEVEHSTDVKFGYTITFYFNQNPHFRNTLLSKTYTFLEDGRPTKVTASTIQWLEGNGAVSPHDGDSFFRWFSSEVNQKDDEIAAIIKDELWENPLTFFNEADEEKDLHEAEDEVVKDIEDDASEEADDADEEDREAADDAGGEVVKDTEDDDEEADEEDLEGKDSEGSHDSESSQDDYDLGGMKPH; the protein is encoded by the exons ATGTCTTTCTCTGGCacaaaaatggaatcatatggaggaGGCCAGTCCAGCTCTAACCTTGAAGAAACAACACAAAGGTATGAGTTGAAGAGAAGAGATCTGGAACTGCCTACTAGGAAACGcctgaagaaaaacaaaaaaaagaaacgaAGGGTTATTGAAGAATTAGCGGAGTGTACCAGGGATAACAAAGAGAAAGATGAGCTGGAAGTTTTCCGGGAGCAAGATGTGTTAACAACATCACTGGATAGCACTAATTACAATGGCCTGGATTGTGAATCTGTAATAAAGTACATGGAAGAAGAAGTGAATATCGCTCTCAACACCATGGTGCAACTGCTAGGGGTTAAAAAAGAGGTGGCTCTTCTGCAATATGAACTGCTCCAGAAGAGCTTGCATATCCGCAATGATTACATATTGCTTGTTCTCAAGGCTCTGGAGAAG GAGTATGTTTATGAACAAGAAGAGCGTGAAGTATTGAAGAAGATTTGGGATGTGGAGATGAAGCATATGCAACTTATTAGGGATGAACATATATATTTGGTCAAG ATAGGGACTGACAAAGGAAATAAGAAGCAGAAAATGGCAGAGAAAGCAGAGGAGGAGGAGAACAACTTTGATGGAAAGCAGCTAGTTCTCAGTATTGAAGAATTGCAAGAGATGCAAGACAAGCTTGAGAAGATTAATGAAGAAGCAAGGGGTGAAGTGCTAAGGATAGCACAAAATTACAGTAAGATCCGCAAGCCAGCCTATGAGAAGCGAAACAATATCATTAAGGATATTCCTAACTTTTGGTTGACGGCATTTTTGAGACACCCTGTTCTTGCTGAACTTATAAGCACTAAGGACCAAGAGGTTCTCAAGTTTTTGAGTTCATTGGAAGTGGAACATTCTACAGATGTGAAGTTCGGATATACCATCACCTTCTACTTTAAtcaaaatcctcattttagGAATACACTGCTCTCGAAGACTTACACGTTCCTTGAAGATGGACGACCTACAAAAGTTACTGCTTCCACAATACAATGGTTGGAAGGCAATGGAGCAGTTTCTCCCCATGATGGGGATAGCTTCTTTAGGTGGTTCAGTAGTGAAGTCAATCAGAAGGATGATGAAATTGCTGCAATAATCAAGGATGAGCTGTGGGAGAACCCTCTAACTTTTTTCAACGAAGCTGATGAAGAAAAAGATCTTCATGAGGCAGAGGATGAGGTAGTAAAGGACATAGAAGATGATGCTAGTGAGGAGGCCGATGATGCTGATGAAGAGGATCGTGAGGCTGCAGATGACGCTGGTGGTGAGGTAGTAAAGGACACTGAAGATGACGATGAGGAGGCTGATGAAGAGGATCTTGAGGGGAAGGACAGTGAAGGTTCTCATGACAGTGAAAGTTCCCAGGACGACTATGATCTAGGAGGGATGAAGCCACATTAA